In Pedobacter sp. WC2423, the following are encoded in one genomic region:
- a CDS encoding deoxyguanosinetriphosphate triphosphohydrolase has product MNWKKLLSAKRWGNEDRFAGNEKEARSEFQRDYDRIIFSSPFRRLQNKTQVFPLPGSVFVHNRLTHSLEVASVGRSLGTIFYNRIKEIDPNVDETIPLLAEIGNIIASACLAHDLGNPAFGHSGESAISHYFTTGDGKVYQDRVTEAEWQDLINFEGNANALRILTHAFAGKGTGGFALTYATLASIAKYPCASIAGHDKTNINTKKYGFFQAEQSGFKKIADEMGLIKVSDEPLIYKRHPLVYLVEAADDICYNIIDLEDAHRLKILSYQEVENLLLPLCNDVKLPERLSEMEDDDAKITLMRAKSISTLIGQCSQVFYNNQEAILSGDFNKSLLDAIQEPFLSIMKYIERISIKKIYNYSSVVQIEVAGYKVMGGLLEEFIPAYLKNESKYHQKLVELIPNQFKTKATDDYTKILCVLDFVSGMTDIYAVEMFRKIKGISFPSMS; this is encoded by the coding sequence ATGAATTGGAAAAAATTATTGTCTGCCAAACGGTGGGGAAATGAAGATCGCTTTGCTGGGAATGAAAAAGAGGCAAGATCTGAGTTTCAACGTGATTATGACAGGATTATCTTTTCTTCTCCTTTCAGAAGGCTGCAAAATAAAACACAGGTATTTCCTTTGCCAGGAAGTGTATTTGTACATAACAGGCTGACTCATAGTTTAGAAGTTGCGAGTGTAGGGCGGTCATTGGGTACTATCTTTTACAACAGGATTAAAGAAATAGATCCGAATGTAGATGAGACTATTCCACTGCTTGCCGAAATTGGTAATATTATCGCTTCGGCTTGTCTGGCACATGATCTTGGAAACCCGGCTTTTGGACATTCCGGAGAATCTGCTATCTCTCATTATTTTACGACGGGGGATGGAAAGGTTTATCAGGATAGGGTAACTGAAGCTGAATGGCAGGACCTGATCAATTTTGAAGGGAATGCGAATGCTTTAAGGATATTGACCCATGCTTTTGCCGGAAAAGGAACCGGAGGTTTTGCGTTGACTTATGCTACACTGGCTTCTATTGCGAAATATCCTTGTGCTTCTATCGCAGGTCATGATAAAACGAATATCAATACGAAGAAGTATGGTTTCTTTCAGGCGGAACAAAGCGGGTTTAAAAAGATAGCAGATGAAATGGGGCTGATCAAAGTTTCGGATGAGCCGCTGATTTATAAGCGTCACCCTTTGGTTTACCTGGTAGAAGCTGCGGATGATATTTGTTATAATATCATTGATCTGGAAGATGCGCATCGTTTGAAAATCCTGAGTTATCAGGAGGTAGAGAATTTATTATTGCCGTTATGTAATGATGTTAAACTGCCTGAACGTTTGTCGGAGATGGAGGATGATGATGCCAAGATCACACTGATGCGGGCGAAATCGATCAGTACGTTAATCGGGCAATGTTCTCAGGTGTTTTATAACAATCAGGAAGCGATTTTGAGTGGTGATTTCAACAAGAGTTTGCTGGATGCTATCCAGGAACCTTTTTTGTCAATTATGAAGTATATCGAGCGGATCTCTATTAAAAAGATTTACAACTATTCTTCTGTTGTACAGATAGAGGTTGCGGGTTATAAAGTAATGGGTGGGTTGCTGGAGGAGTTTATTCCTGCTTATTTGAAAAATGAATCGAAATATCATCAGAAATTAGTGGAATTGATTCCCAACCAGTTCAAGACCAAAGCCACTGACGACTATACAAAGATACTTTGCGTGCTGGATTTCGTATCTGGTATGACGGATATCTATGCCGTTGAAATGTTTAGAAAAATAAAAGGAATTTCTTTTCCTTCAATGAGTTAA
- a CDS encoding helix-turn-helix transcriptional regulator, giving the protein MNKAPSKSEIDIYVINKVRELRVSAGISQAELALALDLSVGFIGHIESSKYRAKYNISHLNQLAKILKCSFGDFFPEAPL; this is encoded by the coding sequence ATGAATAAAGCACCCAGTAAATCAGAAATTGATATTTACGTAATTAATAAGGTACGTGAGCTACGTGTGAGTGCAGGTATTTCTCAAGCTGAATTGGCGTTGGCGCTGGATCTTTCTGTTGGATTTATTGGCCATATTGAAAGTTCCAAATATCGGGCGAAATATAATATTAGTCATCTCAACCAATTGGCCAAGATTCTCAAGTGCTCATTTGGTGATTTCTTTCCAGAAGCCCCCTTATAA
- the argS gene encoding arginine--tRNA ligase encodes MNIQQHIITATINAVKELYNQDLPEAQVNLQDTRSEFEGEITMVVFPVVRFSKKSPEATANDLGEYLKEHIEEITAFNVVKGFLNLSIVSTYWVDLFQTDLLKESFGTIPSNGKKVMVEYSSPNTNKPLHLGHVRNNLLGYSVSELLKASGSEVYKVNLVNDRGIHICKSMLAWQKWGNGETPESSGLKGDHLVGKYYVIFDKEYKKEIEALKEAGQTEDEGKKNAPLIKEAQAMLLAWEAGDEEVISLWKKMNGWVYDGFAVSYKNLGVDFDRYYYESNTYLLGKDTVEEGLAKGVFFKKPDGSVWIDLTEDGLDQKLVLRADGTSVYITQDLGTAQMKYDDFKMDESIYVVGNEQDYHFKVLFLILDKLGKSWAKGLYHLSYGMVDLPSGKMKSREGTVVDADDLIAEMIATAKQKTEALGKVDHFCEEEKESLYYKIGMGALKYFLLKVEPKKRLLFDPAESIDFQGNTGPFIQYTHARIKSLLSKAEYKNGQHVANDIALSATELEMIILLSRYPAEIASSAKAFSPATLANYIYEVAKMFNKFYHEIPPIVKEEDEALKQHRLNLSWVTANVLKSGMRILGIEVPERM; translated from the coding sequence ATGAATATCCAACAACATATTATTACTGCGACCATCAATGCGGTCAAAGAACTATACAACCAGGATTTACCTGAAGCACAAGTTAATCTTCAGGATACGCGCAGCGAATTTGAAGGAGAAATTACGATGGTTGTGTTTCCTGTAGTCCGATTTTCTAAAAAATCACCTGAAGCAACTGCGAATGACCTTGGAGAATATCTTAAGGAACATATTGAAGAAATAACTGCGTTTAATGTCGTTAAGGGGTTCTTAAACCTGAGCATCGTCAGCACTTACTGGGTCGATCTTTTTCAGACTGACTTGCTGAAAGAGAGCTTTGGCACTATTCCATCGAATGGTAAAAAAGTAATGGTCGAATATTCTTCGCCAAATACCAATAAACCGCTTCACCTTGGACACGTTCGGAACAACTTATTAGGTTATTCTGTTTCTGAGCTTTTAAAAGCGAGTGGATCAGAAGTTTATAAGGTTAATTTGGTGAATGACAGGGGAATCCATATCTGTAAGTCTATGCTGGCCTGGCAGAAATGGGGCAACGGCGAAACGCCTGAAAGCTCTGGTTTAAAGGGCGATCACCTGGTTGGTAAGTATTATGTGATTTTCGATAAAGAATATAAAAAGGAAATCGAAGCACTGAAGGAAGCTGGTCAGACTGAGGATGAAGGCAAAAAGAATGCACCTTTAATCAAAGAAGCTCAGGCAATGTTATTGGCCTGGGAAGCTGGTGATGAAGAGGTGATCTCGTTGTGGAAGAAAATGAACGGATGGGTTTATGATGGCTTCGCTGTAAGTTACAAAAACCTGGGTGTTGATTTCGATAGGTATTATTACGAAAGTAATACCTATTTATTAGGAAAAGATACGGTTGAAGAAGGTTTAGCTAAAGGAGTTTTCTTTAAGAAACCTGATGGCTCTGTCTGGATTGATCTGACGGAAGACGGACTGGATCAGAAACTGGTACTTCGTGCGGATGGAACTTCAGTTTATATTACTCAGGATCTGGGTACTGCACAAATGAAATATGATGATTTCAAAATGGATGAGTCTATTTATGTAGTGGGTAATGAGCAGGATTATCACTTTAAAGTACTGTTCCTGATTTTAGATAAGTTAGGCAAAAGCTGGGCTAAAGGATTATATCATTTATCTTATGGAATGGTAGATCTGCCAAGTGGTAAAATGAAATCACGGGAAGGTACTGTAGTGGATGCGGATGATTTGATAGCGGAAATGATCGCTACCGCTAAGCAGAAAACTGAAGCACTGGGTAAAGTGGATCATTTCTGTGAGGAAGAGAAAGAGAGCCTTTACTATAAAATTGGAATGGGTGCTTTGAAATATTTTCTGCTGAAGGTTGAGCCTAAGAAACGTTTGCTATTCGATCCTGCTGAGTCTATCGATTTCCAGGGAAATACAGGCCCGTTTATCCAATATACACACGCAAGGATTAAATCGCTGTTAAGTAAAGCTGAATATAAGAATGGACAGCATGTGGCTAATGATATTGCTTTATCAGCTACTGAGCTTGAAATGATCATATTATTATCAAGATATCCTGCTGAAATCGCTTCTTCCGCTAAAGCGTTTAGTCCGGCTACTTTAGCGAACTATATTTATGAGGTGGCCAAGATGTTTAACAAGTTTTATCATGAAATCCCGCCAATTGTGAAGGAAGAAGATGAAGCGCTTAAACAACATCGGTTAAATCTGAGCTGGGTAACTGCAAATGTTCTTAAATCTGGTATGCGTATTTTAGGAATTGAAGTTCCTGAAAGGATGTAA
- the mnmE gene encoding tRNA uridine-5-carboxymethylaminomethyl(34) synthesis GTPase MnmE, which yields MITNETIVALSTPPGAGAIGVIRLSGKDAIAIANSVFSGKDLLSQPTHTLHFGLIKDGDIVIDEVVVSLFVGPKSYTKENVIEISCHGSNYIIQQIINLLIKKGASAAKPGEFTLRAFLNGAMDLSQAEAVADLISSDSQAAHSVAMNQLRGGFSTELNVLREQLIHFASMIELELDFSEEDVEFANRDQLQELINKITIVLNKLIRSFELGNVIKEGINTVIAGRPNAGKSTLLNALLNEDRAIVSEIAGTTRDTIEEVLNINGINFRLIDTAGIREATDTIEAIGVEKTMLKISQSAVLVYLFDVLNLTANEIRDDIASLYKPGLAFIAVANKIDLSFSDRLKELNLPAEIKFIGISAKENQNVEELKELLYETVIGDKLSENHTMVTNIRHVEALRKTQESLNSVSQGLINPVTSDFLATDIKQALYYLGEITGKVTTDDLLDNIFSKFCIGK from the coding sequence ATGATTACAAATGAAACAATAGTAGCTTTATCAACCCCACCTGGAGCGGGTGCCATTGGCGTAATCCGTTTATCTGGGAAAGATGCTATTGCGATCGCAAATTCCGTATTTAGCGGAAAGGATCTGTTGAGCCAACCTACACATACACTGCATTTTGGATTGATTAAAGATGGTGACATCGTGATTGATGAAGTAGTGGTAAGTTTGTTCGTAGGCCCTAAGTCTTATACGAAAGAGAACGTGATAGAGATCTCTTGCCACGGGTCAAATTATATCATTCAGCAGATTATTAATTTATTGATAAAAAAGGGTGCTTCGGCAGCGAAACCAGGAGAATTCACTTTAAGAGCGTTTTTGAATGGTGCCATGGATTTATCTCAGGCAGAAGCTGTGGCGGACTTGATTTCTTCAGATTCACAGGCTGCGCATAGTGTTGCAATGAATCAGTTAAGGGGCGGTTTTAGTACGGAATTGAATGTATTGCGTGAACAGCTGATCCATTTTGCTTCCATGATTGAATTGGAGCTTGATTTTTCTGAGGAGGATGTGGAGTTTGCAAACAGAGATCAGTTGCAGGAATTAATTAATAAGATTACGATCGTATTGAATAAGCTGATCCGTTCTTTTGAATTGGGGAATGTGATCAAGGAAGGTATCAATACGGTAATTGCTGGCAGGCCGAATGCGGGTAAATCTACTTTGTTGAATGCACTGTTGAACGAGGACAGGGCAATTGTTAGTGAGATTGCAGGAACGACAAGGGATACGATAGAGGAAGTTTTAAATATCAATGGTATTAACTTCCGATTAATTGATACGGCGGGTATACGCGAAGCTACAGACACGATAGAAGCGATAGGAGTAGAGAAGACGATGCTGAAGATTAGCCAGTCTGCTGTTTTAGTTTATTTGTTCGATGTGCTGAACTTGACTGCGAACGAGATCAGGGACGATATTGCAAGTCTATATAAACCTGGGTTGGCTTTTATTGCAGTAGCGAATAAGATTGATTTGTCGTTTAGTGACAGGTTAAAGGAGTTGAATTTACCTGCTGAGATTAAGTTTATTGGGATATCCGCGAAGGAAAATCAAAATGTGGAGGAATTGAAGGAGTTGTTGTATGAGACTGTGATAGGGGATAAGTTGTCGGAGAATCATACGATGGTTACGAATATCAGGCATGTGGAAGCGTTAAGGAAGACGCAAGAGTCGTTGAATAGCGTTTCGCAAGGGTTGATTAACCCGGTTACTTCGGATTTTTTGGCGACTGATATAAAACAGGCGCTGTATTATCTGGGAGAGATTACTGGAAAGGTTACTACGGATGATTTGCTGGATAATATTTTTAGTAAGTTTTGTATCGGAAAGTAA
- the rocF gene encoding arginase, with product MTKSLKIIEVKSELGAGTRGASLGVDAIKIAALDFGSRFFKKHKSVEVPNENHLLLENTGSPFAKRISGILTMVERVADEVTETLGRNEFPIVLAGDHSTAAGTITGIKKAFPKSKLGVIWIDAHADMHSPYTTPSGNMHGMPLAMVLDEDNLDAKVNELDQETLNYWYQLKNVGKIAPKISYSDLVLISARDMEKPEENLLKKNKVKLYSTAEVRKRGVERIVIETMQYLDQCDLIYVSFDVDSMDPTASRGTGTPVAQGLTEREAGAMMSRFLAYQKVCCFEIVEVNPTLDRENQMAEHAFEILIKATNAFRNE from the coding sequence ATGACGAAGAGCTTAAAGATTATAGAAGTTAAGTCGGAGTTGGGCGCAGGTACACGCGGTGCCAGCCTGGGCGTTGACGCGATTAAGATTGCCGCCCTGGATTTTGGGAGTAGATTTTTTAAAAAACATAAGTCGGTTGAGGTTCCTAATGAGAACCATTTATTGCTTGAAAACACGGGTAGTCCATTCGCCAAGCGGATTTCTGGCATTTTGACCATGGTAGAAAGAGTTGCAGACGAAGTGACTGAAACGTTAGGCCGGAATGAATTCCCTATTGTGCTGGCGGGTGACCACAGTACTGCTGCGGGAACAATCACAGGAATAAAAAAAGCTTTTCCTAAATCAAAATTAGGGGTAATCTGGATCGATGCACACGCAGATATGCACTCTCCTTACACTACTCCGTCCGGAAATATGCACGGAATGCCGCTTGCCATGGTGCTGGATGAGGACAATCTTGATGCAAAGGTTAATGAACTTGATCAGGAAACTCTTAATTACTGGTATCAGTTAAAAAACGTCGGTAAAATTGCACCGAAGATTAGTTATAGCGATCTTGTGCTGATTTCTGCGCGGGATATGGAGAAACCGGAAGAGAATTTACTGAAGAAAAATAAGGTAAAGCTGTACAGCACTGCTGAAGTCCGGAAAAGAGGGGTAGAGAGAATCGTTATTGAAACGATGCAATACCTGGATCAGTGCGATTTGATTTATGTATCTTTTGATGTGGATTCTATGGATCCTACAGCTTCAAGAGGTACTGGAACTCCCGTAGCTCAGGGGCTTACTGAGCGTGAGGCTGGTGCAATGATGTCCAGATTCCTTGCTTATCAAAAGGTATGTTGTTTTGAGATTGTAGAAGTTAACCCGACCCTTGACAGGGAGAATCAAATGGCTGAGCACGCATTTGAAATTTTAATTAAGGCAACGAATGCCTTTAGAAACGAATAG
- a CDS encoding arginine decarboxylase — MQSYSEFLDLSVGFPQEGYSVIDDELYFQDLNLMEMIETYGTPLRFTYLPMITKKIQQAKLLFQTAIIKNNYRGDYKYCYCTKSSHFRHIVEEALKNGIHLETSSAFDMPMIEALEKKGALTKDITVICNGFKTYQYKQYIIDMLHDGYKNIIPVLDNKEEFNLFDDEVELETPCNLGIRIAAEEQPDSQFYTSRLGVRMEDVIEFYNNKISANPNFRVKLLHFFINSGITDSPYYWNELEKYVTLYCKFKKINPELDTLDIGGGMPFKDSLVFDFDYEYMVNEIVKRIKEICAEHDVVEPDIITEFGKYTVAEASGILYKVLGRKQQNDREKWLMLDGSFITNLPDVWALNQKYILLPINNWDAEYERVNLGGITCDGQDYYNQEAHMNSVFMPKTRKVQYLGFFNTGAYQEVLSGYGGIHHCLLPSPKHVIIRRNRDETFNFEVFGEEQNSKQVLKILGYT; from the coding sequence ATGCAGAGTTACTCCGAATTTCTTGATCTAAGTGTAGGTTTTCCTCAAGAAGGATACAGTGTCATCGATGACGAACTATACTTTCAGGATCTGAATTTAATGGAAATGATTGAGACTTATGGTACGCCATTACGTTTCACTTATCTTCCGATGATCACTAAAAAAATCCAACAGGCAAAACTGTTGTTTCAGACCGCGATCATCAAGAACAATTACCGTGGAGATTATAAGTATTGCTATTGCACAAAAAGCTCCCACTTCAGGCACATCGTTGAAGAAGCTTTAAAAAATGGCATCCACTTAGAGACATCGTCCGCGTTCGATATGCCGATGATTGAGGCCCTTGAGAAAAAAGGCGCCCTGACCAAAGACATTACCGTTATCTGTAACGGTTTTAAAACTTATCAGTACAAACAATATATCATTGATATGTTGCATGATGGGTACAAAAATATCATCCCTGTATTAGACAACAAAGAGGAATTTAACCTTTTTGATGACGAAGTAGAGCTGGAAACACCTTGTAATTTAGGTATCCGTATTGCGGCAGAAGAGCAGCCGGACTCACAATTCTATACTTCACGTTTAGGCGTACGTATGGAAGATGTAATCGAGTTCTATAACAACAAAATCTCTGCTAATCCTAACTTCAGGGTTAAACTACTGCATTTCTTTATCAATTCAGGAATCACGGATTCTCCGTACTACTGGAACGAACTGGAGAAATACGTAACCTTATACTGTAAATTCAAAAAAATTAATCCTGAGCTGGATACTTTAGACATCGGTGGTGGTATGCCATTCAAAGACTCTTTAGTATTTGACTTCGATTATGAATATATGGTGAATGAAATCGTTAAACGTATCAAAGAAATTTGTGCAGAACACGATGTTGTAGAACCAGATATTATTACTGAATTCGGTAAATACACAGTAGCGGAAGCTTCCGGTATCCTGTACAAAGTATTAGGACGTAAACAACAAAACGACCGTGAAAAATGGTTAATGCTGGACGGATCTTTCATTACAAACCTTCCTGATGTATGGGCTTTAAACCAAAAATACATCCTCTTACCAATCAATAACTGGGATGCTGAGTACGAAAGAGTGAATCTTGGTGGTATTACCTGCGATGGTCAGGATTATTACAACCAGGAAGCACACATGAACTCGGTATTTATGCCTAAAACACGTAAAGTACAATACCTTGGCTTCTTCAATACCGGAGCTTACCAGGAAGTACTCAGCGGATATGGTGGAATTCATCACTGTCTGTTGCCGAGTCCTAAACACGTGATTATCCGTCGCAACCGTGACGAGACTTTCAACTTTGAGGTATTTGGAGAAGAGCAAAACAGTAAGCAAGTATTAAAAATCCTGGGTTACACCTAG
- a CDS encoding AI-2E family transporter, producing MKELPLTVKRSIELLGLVLIGALFVVASDIIMPVIMAFFISIMLLPVYRWLRKYKVPEIIAIIFPILLVVIFIGIIAWFFTSQVGNLVSDFPEIKKNVAQHLKSLSEWISNISHYSPTEQLNFINKKSNDLLNMAGGMASGAALTLSSVFVFVGLLPIYIYLMLFYKDILLRFVFMWFKTPDHPKVKEAIYETESIIKNYLVGLLIQITYMTILLGGLLMLFGIQHALLIGIIFAILNLIPYVGALIGNIIGVLLTITASTSLTPVITVLAVIAAVQFLDNNILMPRIVGSKVKINALIAILGVVVGGSIAGVSGMFLAMPLIAVLKVIFDRTESFKQWGVLFGDERPAKSPMTFPIFRRKGNVKLTSGTQKD from the coding sequence ATGAAAGAATTACCTCTCACCGTCAAGCGGTCAATTGAGTTACTCGGTTTGGTACTGATTGGTGCGTTATTCGTCGTTGCCAGTGATATTATCATGCCTGTTATTATGGCATTCTTTATCAGTATCATGCTGTTACCTGTTTACCGCTGGCTAAGGAAATATAAAGTTCCGGAAATCATCGCAATCATCTTTCCTATTTTACTGGTTGTAATTTTCATAGGTATCATTGCCTGGTTTTTCACCTCCCAGGTAGGTAATCTGGTTTCAGACTTTCCTGAAATCAAGAAAAACGTAGCCCAGCATCTAAAATCATTAAGCGAGTGGATAAGTAATATCAGCCATTATTCACCTACCGAACAACTGAATTTCATCAATAAAAAAAGCAACGATCTGTTAAATATGGCAGGTGGAATGGCAAGTGGTGCTGCTTTAACACTGAGTTCAGTATTTGTATTTGTCGGTCTTCTTCCAATCTACATCTACCTGATGCTTTTCTACAAAGACATCCTGTTACGCTTCGTTTTTATGTGGTTTAAAACTCCGGATCACCCGAAAGTTAAAGAGGCTATCTATGAAACTGAATCTATTATCAAAAATTACCTGGTAGGCTTACTGATACAAATCACTTATATGACTATTCTTTTAGGAGGTCTGCTGATGCTTTTTGGTATTCAACATGCGCTCTTAATTGGAATCATCTTCGCCATTTTGAACCTGATCCCTTACGTAGGTGCATTAATCGGGAACATTATCGGTGTACTTTTAACCATAACCGCTTCAACTTCCCTTACACCAGTAATTACAGTTTTAGCGGTCATTGCAGCCGTTCAATTTTTAGACAACAATATACTGATGCCAAGGATTGTCGGTTCAAAAGTAAAAATCAATGCTTTAATAGCGATTTTAGGTGTAGTTGTTGGAGGCAGTATCGCAGGAGTTTCCGGGATGTTCCTGGCCATGCCGCTTATTGCAGTACTTAAAGTTATTTTTGATAGAACTGAGTCCTTTAAACAATGGGGTGTACTATTTGGAGATGAAAGACCTGCAAAAAGTCCAATGACTTTTCCTATCTTCAGACGCAAAGGAAATGTGAAACTAACATCCGGAACACAAAAAGATTAA